Below is a genomic region from Medicago truncatula cultivar Jemalong A17 chromosome 3, MtrunA17r5.0-ANR, whole genome shotgun sequence.
ATATGTGTGatattcaattttcattcatgtttttcccaatgtaaaatcattatttttctttttccttaagaaataaaatcattattttattggCTAGTGATAGTATAAGGGAAAAGATAAttgttattataaattataaactcaTATGTTCCGGACTCTTTGGTTTTCTTTAGTTAAGTATTCCAAACAATTGTCAAGATTATTAGTGGTATTTTCTTGATCTCGATTGTCGATCGTCTTTTCATAAAAGTTTTTTCGTGATCATCACAATCGTTCTACAAAAGTTTTTTTCCTATAAACTTATTTTCAACGACTCTCTTTTGTGTGAAAATGTGGGCATTGCGAACTAAAATCATTGTGGTGGAGAAACTTGgtttgaaacatttttttagaattCTCTTATTGTATATAATAGACCAAGACAACCGATACAATCTCTACCTCCTATTTATCTTACGCTTGAGGAAGTTTTCACGATACTACGTATGATAGATTAGACTAGTTCTATCTGTTTTTCGCAACAAGTAACTAATAAGTATTTTTCATATGCTGGCATATTGCCCATccacttcttttttttcaatcaacatTGTTGAGCATGTTGCTCTTCTATTCGATTAATTTATCATATAGCATATTCAATGGGAGGTCCTTACTTAACAAGGACCACTCTCTGTTAAGGACCCTccattggaggaagaaaaaatgaatcTCCATTAAAAAACGGGTAATTGTATAAGGGTTTTCTCTCCCCTATGCAACTAACGGACGTTTTAAAGAAGTAATAAAACATGTATTATGTGGTCCCGCTTACAAAAGAAGTAATATTCTAATAATTAATAGttgttttgatttaaaaaaaaattaatagttgttttaaagattattttatctatttgtcatcattttaaatgaaatgtaattcatgcaaattattattattattttttaacgaaggaatgtaaaatttgtaatgttaatttttccattttccattaaatattatgaggtaatttataaataatttttttttgtttaatgatgtaaAGTTAATGGGACctatttaagtatttttcatTGGAGTCCTTATTAGTGTACTCTCATTGGAGTCATTGAGTCCTTAATAAGTacctttattaaaatattataaataagtgatgtatAATGTGGGATCTATTTAAAGAGTCTCTATTAAGGAACTACCATTCTGGATGCTCTAAAATCTAAGTGTAATCTCTAACTTGTcataaagttatatttttttttgtatgacaTTGTGAAAGTCTTATATGACAATTAGCATacttaaaaacatatattttatattaatgtgtttaatatgatattttaaagaaatttgactttttctttcttgtgtCAACCATTCGATTGtcaggagaaaaaaaaacactataataAATCGGAGTTTAGCTACAAATAAACTTCTACAAAAGTTTATttccatatttaaaaaaaaaagtattaatgaTGCCAAAGATCTTCTATCTCCACCCTAATGATGCCAAAGATTCtgaacttcaaaaaaaaaaaatgatgccaaaGATTCTACCTCAGTTTTTTTCTCTAGTTAATCCAAGACCTTcttcatgaaaataaaaagtattttcgCAAATAAATGTGATGGCAACGCAGTTTTTAATACTTTGCCCAAATGCTTAGAAAAGTATACCATAATCTTACCATACCAACCAATACAGCTCCAACGTGGGGCACAGCAGATTGTCCACAAACTAGAAAAGCAAACCTCTAAATTACAATAACACCCCTCTACCCGTAGATCTAACCatgaaaaagacaaaattaaaatatcctTAAAATACAGCTCTAAAATtagcaacttttttttttatctaaaccATATTTAGATGAGAGTAAAAAAGCAAATTATCAATTATATGCAATACAAAATGATGAAAGGAATTGAATAATTTGGACATATTTAGATGAGatggtaaaaaatatttttagattaACAATTTCATGGATCTGAATTCCAAGCCAGCTTAGAGAATACttaaatatcaaaagaattTTGTCATCACAGCTCTATAAATTATAGGTTtatctaacatgtgcaatattacaCATGTTAAGGTAAttaaaagtagtaacttttcattgaaaatcaataattattagttaaatattacatatttaatataaaaaacacaagtttcaaattaaagttattaatttaaacttcttaacatgtgtaaatttacacatgatagaaaaacccaaaAATTATTAATCTTTATAGTTAGCAtacataaaaaagataaattcgGACAGAGGGACAAAACAGTCCAGCTAACGTTGAAATCTCAATGATCGAGGATCTGTCTGACTATGCGACCAGTGTTTTTTTACTTGTCCTCTTCTATTCTATGCATATAATGCAACACACCTGTTTCCACTACTTcccttttctcttctctctttcaaaCTGaaactttccttttctttttccttctgaAAGTTAGTGAGAACAActcaaaaaccctaaacccatcACAGCATTTCAACAATGCAGAACAAAAACATTCTATTATTGTTCCTCCTCTTCAAACTCTTAATAACAACAACCTCAAAATCAACAATAGAACCATGCACAACCTCCGACACATGCAACTCTCTCCTAGGTTACACTCTCTACACAGACCTCAAAGTCTCCGAACTCTCTTCCCTCTTCCAAATCGACCCAATCTCACTCCTCACTGCAAACTCCATAGACATTTCTTACCCTGACGTTGAACACCACATCCTTCCTTCAAAACTCTACCTCAAAATCCCAATCCAATGCTCTTGCATAGACGGAATCCGAAAATCCGTTTCAACCAACTACAAAATCCGTCCTTCTGACACTCTTTCATCTATTGCTGATTCCATTTACGGTGGTTTGGTTTCTTCTGATCAGCTTAGAGAAGCTAACTCTGTTACGGATCCGAATGTTCTTGATGTTGGTCAGAACCTTGTTGTTCCTCTTCCTTGTACTTGTTTTAATGGTTCTGATAATGGGTTGCCCGCGATTTACATGTCTTATGTTGTTCAGCCGTTGGATAGTTTGAATAATATTGCTGCTAGGTATTTTACTACTCTTACTGATTTGATGAATGTTAATGCTATGGGGACTACTGGGATCTCTGCTGGTGATATTCTTGCTATTCCTATTCCTggtaatttcattttcatgcttTAGCTTTTCAGTTTCTGTTtgttttttgctttgtttttactttatcCACTTGCATTACGCTTGTGTGAGTGTTTCAGAGTTTATGTAAATGGTTTAGGATGTATATAAGCtgatttcaacttatttccCTAAATTATAGCTTATAGGAAAATAGTTTGATTTCATCGGTAAAGCCTAGCTCAATTGACAATGCATAAGTTGTGTGTATAAGTTTCATGtgatgttttgtgttttttgtcaCTTTGTCTACTTACCAACAAAATtggtttaatttcattttatcttttgtcaTAAAAGTAACTTGTACATAAAACTCATTTGATTAGCACTTATGCTACAAGTGCTTAATTTCATCTTCACCATTAAACCTTTcaaattgtgtttgttttttgttttgtttttctttgtacTTTCTGTAATTTAGGGTCTGTTTGTATTAACTTGTCTGATATTATCCACGAGATCTTACGAAACAACTTACGAcatatataagttgtttttagcttACTTCCATAATCTTCCAGGATAActcatgaaaacaacttatagcttataggaaaataatttgactttattttatcttttgttgtaaTAATTGCTTATACATGAGTGCTTATACAATAAGCACTTAATGCTATAAGCgcttgattaagttgtttatccaaatagtgTCTTATTCAGTCTATGCTGTGAATGTAATGCTCTTTTATTGCTAACATTTGTTCTTCATTTTGTAGCCTGTGCATCAAAGTTTCCGAAAGATTCTGCTGATTTTGGATTGCTTGTCCCTAATGGAAGTTATGCTATTACAGCAGGACACTGTGTGCAGTGTAGCTGTGGACCCCGAAACTTAAAGTACTCACTAGGCATCTTTTTATTATCTGTTTGCAATCCATTCCTTACTCTCTTTATACATAAATCTAGATTCTTTTGTAGGGTCATTTTGTTTTACGGAAAACGTTTGAAAATGTTGGTGTTAATTCAGGGTTAAATGTTTTTTATGCCAAACGAATCCAGGGAATTTTTGCTCCATTGTTACCGTGTCAAACTGACCATAATATTCTGACTTGTGTATCTGGGTTTCTTACTTTCTCTGCAGTTTGTACTGTATGCCAGCTTCACTAGCTGTTTCTTGCTCGAGCATGCAATGTAAGAGCAGCAATCTTATGCTTGGTAATGTTACCGTGCAACAGACTAGTGGTGGTTGCAATGTGACTTCTTGCACTTACGATGGTATTGTTAATGGTACCATAGCAACAACGTATGTTTATCCTCTGCGTTCCTGCTTTTCTCATTGagacatttcaatttcaataatgtatattttgCTGAACTCGTCTTTGAATTTAAGCTCGATTAATTTTCTTGCCTCCCTGCAGGTTGACCCCATCCCTTCAGCCTCGATGTCCAGGTCAGTGTGCCGCATccttatatgtatgtatatataggGATTACAGCTCTCTAATACATTGCAGAATGGCATTCTTGACTGTTAAATGAagcattgtttttttgttacttttcaCACCAAATGATTTATCTACTGTGATGTCAATTGACCCAGTTCGCATTAGGTGGTCAAACTAAGTACTACTAGATATTCTATTCAGCATTTTATCTACTTGAACACGGGTTGATTCTGAATGGATACAATCAATGAGTTATATCCattcttcatgatttttgtaTGTGCTATATGATAGCAAATTGTATGAGCTCATAGTCTTGAACAGCGGAAACTAGAGGTACTGGGATTTACTATCATGTAGCACTGTAATTCATATTTAAGTGATGGAGGAGCCATGAAACATAGCAATAACTATCATAGATAGCATTATAGTAAGTCTGAATTTTTGAGATGTCTTCAAAGTGCTAAATGTGTTTTAAATGATTCTGCAGGGTCGCAGGAATTCCCTCCTCTTATCGCCCCACCTACGGTTGTTCCGAGAGAATCATTATTTGCACCGGCCCCGTCACCATCATCACTGTTCGACGGAACTGATGGGAGATCGCCCAAATCCTCAGTGGTGCCTTCAACAGGATTTACTCCTGCATTAGGCCCTAGTGGAATTTCTTCTGGTGCTTCTGCCGCATGCTCCTTGGTGAAACCATTACCCACTTTGACACTCACCCTTGTGTTATTATTTGTCAAGTTGATGATCCCTGTAGCATTGTAATCTTCCAATTTTGTGGTGGGTTTAATTATGTCTTTGCCACAGGTGCTCCTATCTATTGTAGTTGCTAGTATTCGTTTGTACTTTTTAACTGATTGTGAATCTGGAAAACTATGGGATTTCGGGTTTAAACTTACGCTTAGCCTTTTATTACTTTGTGTCTTGCTGAACTATTTTGTTCATCTAGGGTCAGTAATTCTAGGTGTAATCTGTTATCATTCATTCATAGAAGTTCCAAGAAATTGATGGTGGCGCCATTGTGCACACTTTGTAATCATTTATGTCTTTTGTGTCAACCCTCTGATTCCCTTGGTAATCCAGAGTTCAGCCGAGAGGTAAGCGAAGCCTGGTGGTGGAGGTAATCATGTTAATATGTTTCTCAACTGTGTTCTAGtatttcttcctcttttttttagggagtatTTCTTCCTTTTCTAATGCTTGTTTTGgtagaatttatttttcttggttattATCAAATCTTAAATAGCTTATTGCGCAACAATTTTCTGTTGCTTTGTCCAATTTAGGAGTGCAGCCTAATCAGTGTCGACCTAATACAGatagttttttaattataattatattccTTTTTTGGTTTATTATGTGAAGGcaatagaaaatgaaagagGCTAATATTGTGTAGAATTTTCTCTTTCTGAGTTTTGTTAGTTTAATTTGGTGAAGGATGAAAAAGGTTTATATAATATCCCCTCCTATTCCTACTAGCAGTTGAATTATTCATTTTGCGTTACTCCCACATAGGCTGTAAATTCTTCAATTATTATAGCATGAGATGGAATCTAACTAGAGAGCATATTGTTTGAAATAGCATCACAACATACCCAGAAATACACAAGTACTTCAGTTATTTATACCTAGAGTATTTGGTTTAAGCCTCTTTGTCTCTAATTTGATGAGTAAATGAGCCAATTTGTTCaacgaaattttaaaaattgttcaattttgtttacaaaTTTTGCATATAGACAAATATGTTCTCCAGTTTAGCACGTCAGTTATTTTTGACCATCCatccatcattttttttttattagaggaTATGAAGTTATGACAAGACATCCCAACGTGGAACAACACCGCAACTCAAAATACAAGCCACCACTTGTACTAAAAAATTCACATCCTGaagcaaaatataaataaagatgAAGAGGTAAGCACCAAATGTATTAGGGAGGATAATATAAGATTAAAGAAATTGAGGGtaattttgttaatataataatttatgttttaacaTTCCCATTCTTCTTGTCCTCGTTAGCTTAGTTCAGTTGACAACAACAATTACTCTTAATTCCCTCCCTTTCACTCTTAAACAACTTGAACCAgccaaatttcatttaaaatatcttttccTCTCCAAAAATCTCCAAACGAACATACTCTAAATTGTCTTGAGTATTTTCTTAGCACAAATGACTTATCAAAAATCTATTAATTAACTTCACAAGACATCAACATTTTGTACTAAGTAATTTCATAAATTcgttttaacaaaataataatttataggggtggattctagggtgaacCATCAACTAAGTGGTTCACCGACGGATCACTTTTGTACACCATTCGATTTAAATTAAAGGTTTAGATAtgttagacaaaaaaaatgagaacatAAGTATACTTCTGCACACTATCCTTGTTCATTTAAAAACCACCgtttccttataaaaaaaatctccttTTACTTCACCCCTCCAATTCAAAATCTATGAACACCCTTTCTCGGATTTGGTTTTGATTGAAAGAGAAAACTCAATTCATAGTTTGAAATGACAATAAAAGGAATTAGGTTGATGCAATAAGTCACGTAACCCTTCTGAATACAATAAGGAAACAAAAATGTTGGATACGGGGTGAATAAGAATTATATTGTCTGAAattagaagatgaaaaagaagaaatatattttatgtgtgtgttttttattgttgGGAAACAAGAATGTGAAATAGTTGGTGAGGTACCATTAATGGAAAAGTGGAAGGATGAAGCCAGCGAGAGGGAGGAAGAGGGAAAAAATGATCTAGTGTAGGTGGTGTATGGTAGAATTTACGAGTGCGATGAATCCAATGGCTCTCAACTATTGCTCAAAATGGTCCACCGGTGAATCACTTATTTGATGGTTCACCCTGGAATCCACCATTTAAGgagttagttttaattttttttttttaccaattgattattatctatactatataggcttaaatatgtaaaaggtccctgtaagttcgcgtgttttttgttttcgtccctgtaactTTTTTTGTTCGAAAACAAACTCTGTAAGtttgttaactttttggttttagtccctaacgTTAACTTCTGTTCAAAAAATGCGTTGCTGGCAAACGGAAACACGCATGGCGAAGGCTGAGTTGGCGTTAGTGGCTTACGTGGCCTGACAGATGATAAGTGACTattttttagggaccaaaatcaaaaacgCAAATTTACAGAGGGACGAAATTGAAATAATGTAAACaccaaattttgaaatttaaaaattagatCGTCTTCATCCATTTGTTTTCTCTTGTTGTTCTCCCTACCAATTTCTTCATCTCCCTAGAATGTTCTCATCAATAATGTCTGATTCTATAGTGGCATTGTTCTCATCAACAAAATCTCATTTCTTAAACATGTTCGTTCACATATGATCAAGATGGACCATTTCACTTTCATGCTTTGAAACAACaagagaaaatgatgaaaatggcAGGCTGATGCTCCTTTTCAAAGCATGTTACTCCTATCTAACAAGTTATCAATAAGAAATTATAGACCATTATTGTACGGGAAATGGAACATGGCACTCTTGCCTTCATTGATAAAAATGGAAAGATCCAACCAAAAATGGAAATGATAAAACCCACAAGGACACTGGGAGAAATTATGAGATGCTTTGCAAAGAGAAGGTATGCCCAAAAGTACATGTGTGCAGATGTACATGTTTTTGAAGGTGctatgtttttggttttggaccctAAAAACTAGTCACTTATCATCATCTGTCAGGCCACGTAAGCCACTAACGCCAACTCAGCCTTCGCCACGTGTATTTTCGTTTGCCAGCAACACGTTTTTTTAACGGAAGTTTACGTTATGAACTAAAACTAAAAAGTTAACAACTTACAAggtttgttttagaacaaaaaaaaagttacagggatgaaaataaaaaacacgcgaacttacagagaccttttacatatttaagcctactatatataaagagaataacTCATTTCAGCTCTTTTAggttgattttttcttttcaaaataccctcaattttcaatacaaataacacatgtaacaattagataagaataaatttaaatattaaaataaaagtgtaataAACTAGATGAGTGTATATATCCTTacttttttcattatctcaattatacccttaaacaacaaattttctctataataaaaattgttgttggtatcattcaaaaaataagaatttaaattatatattttttgttatattgtcgGTTTCATCAAAATAGATAACCATGATTAGtttgatttattataatttaaaagctaaaaatatttacattaaaattaaaattttataaaaagaaaaaaacactgTTCACTATTTTTAGGCATAGTATAAGAATCAAAGAGTATTTAGAAGTGCACCCAAAGAAAGTAACCTGAGCAACCGATATCTTCCCTGCAACTGTGTAAGCAAGGATTTCTGACTGAAAACCTTCGAAGGCTTCTTTCCTTATTTTCAACACACTTACATAAAGGGTAACAAGGGAAGATGAGTTTGgtaaagaaaatatgaaatcGAGAATCAATTGAGCCAAACGCAGACACAAAACACACGATGACTACTTCAGCTCCTTCAAAGAATTACGCAGATGACGTCAGCCTCCTCGTCGTCACACTCGACACCAACCCTTTCTTCTGGTCTTCTTTCCCCTTTCACTTCTCCGAATTCCTCTCTCAAGTTCTGGCgtttctcaattcaatactcctCCTCGGCCAACTCAACCAAGTCGTAGTTATCGCCACCGGATGCAATTCTTGTTCCTACGTTTACGATTCCGCTTCTGATAAGAATCATGCTTCCACCAACGGTACAATGCCTGCCATTTATTCCAATCTTCTTCATAATCTCGATGAATTCGTCGCTAAGGATCAGCAATTGACTACGCCTCATCATAAACCTGGAACCATTCCTTCTTCACTCTTATCTGGAGCATTGTCCATGGCACTTTGTTgtatccttttttctttttcattatgtTTATTCACTTTGGTTACTGATTTTTCATGAAATTACACACTCTTTTTAATTGTTAGggttttcaatttgttttattattgcttttgttgaaaattgaaattgaactaCAAATTATGTTGAATTTGAATCTGTAATGCATCcatgaaatttttgtttgacCTGATTTCGTTATTAGATATACAGAGAGCTTTTCGTTCAGGACCCATGCATCCTCAGCCTCGGGTATGTATGTCTTTGCCTAATcatcaatttgtttttgtatgGAATTTTATAGTACACTTGAATGTGATAACTGTAGTTGGATATGTTTGTCAAATATGATTGACTTAAGTATTTTATTGTGTTAATGTGGGTTGATAGTAGTGATATTAGAGCTGAATGACTATTGTTAAAATGATGTTCATTCAAGTTTGTCGAATGAAAGTTGATATTGTGGTGTTTTGGTTTTTTGAACACATTTTTGAATGAAAGCTGAATGACTATTGTTAAAATGCTATGTATTGTGTTCAGTCTCGTATCTACAAGTTTTTTACTTCACTTGTTAGtgttaacaaacaaaatatgGTTATTGGTTTGATCCAAGATATATGGTTATTGACATCTGGTTGATTTTGAATTGGTTTAAATCGGAGTATCAAGTACACGATTGCTAAACACATTCCAATTCGCTCATAAGTCATATGATTGGCCatctttgtttttaaattaatatataggcagctgttctttttataaaaatcgtCATTGTTAGTATTTCCagctattcttttttttttttttgtgaatttatatttgacttcattttttttacagttCATTTATAGTTTACATATTTTGGataattactttatttatttacttatttgtGAACAGATTCTATGTCTACAAGGATCTACTGATGGACCAGAACAGTACATACCTCATGATCTTTACATTTTATACTCTTAATTTCTGCATTTTTGTTTCACTTCAAATCACACTTTCCATCCTTTTCAGGTATGTGGCAATCATGAATGCAATATTCTCTGCTCAGCGTTCTGTAGTATGTACTCaatcttaattttttctttcattgttcCTTTATGATTGGTTTCTACCCTGGCTTTTTACTGCCTGTGACTTCAacaacatatatttatataataacaCAGAAGGATTGCTTGTTTTTATGTTGGTTACTTAGTGTATTATTTTGGCAATGCAGGTTCCTGTAGATTCTTGTTTTATTGGTTCAAACAATTCTGCATTCCTTCAACAGGTAgttaaattaaacaaacacactgACACACCTACACACTTAATGAGTAGGTACTGCAGAATATGTTTTATTGACTCTTGTCCTTTATCTCTATATTATGTATGGCAGGCTTCATACATAACTGGTGGCATATATTACAGGCCTCCCCAAATGGAAGGGCTTTTTCAATATCTTTCAGTAAGTTTGTGTTTTAATTGGCGCATTTGACTGCCTTTTCAGTATCTTTCAGTAATTCTGTCTTAATTGACTCGTTCGCCCCAGGACTTGAATACATTTTTAAACGAGTATATATTAGTATTACAATTAAATTACCGTGGTTTAAGTTCATATTAACATTCATCGAATGCTCTCACTAAACACTAGATTTGTTTTGTAGCCTTAGCCTtgcttataataaaatatttttggaatcAGTTTACCTCTAAAACATAAGACTTCAAAATAACTGTGGTATAGAAACCCCTATGGCGGTGCAAGACAAAATAGATAATGCTGATACTAGTTTTCTCTGTTCACAAACTGATGTCTTAGTTATATACACCAGTAGAGAACAAGGTAATGACAGAGCCACCTCATACTTTGCTTTAAGATGGCAAACTCTTCTTATCAAGGTCTCAGTAGTTTATAATTAACTTCCAATACCGTCGTTACGAAAAGGCTGTGAACCTGAATGCCTTTAGAATACAcaagaaaaatgaattaaatgttCTTTTAGTGTTACAATGTGTCTTCCTTCCCTATAAGTTGTTTGacataaaattagtttaaattcGAAAAGCGAACCTAACAGCTATTCAACAAATAAGTCATTAAATTATTGTCAAATCTCTATTTGATAGTACTTCAAGATGgacaatttgttttttcattattGGTGTGTGGGATTTTAGCTTACTTTTTCATGGTTGCACTTCCAGATAAGTTGGTATGCATGTGGTACAAACTGCATGTTGGAATCCTTTTTGGGTCAACATAAAATGTAGGAAAAAGTATTCAAAACCATCGAGCTCATTTTTGCATGTACCATGTAGCTCCTAGTCAAGGTAgttaaaatttagattttacGCAAAATCGGAAGGGGAAGTAAAATCATAAATCGTGGATTTGTAACACTAATCTAATCATCATATtatacaaaattcataaaactcATATAGGCAGGCTTCtagtagaagagaaagaaatgaaaccataagtatggcaGGCAAGGAATGATCGAAGAATAAGGTGCTTCAGCGGAAGAAGTGGTGGATATCATTAAAGTGTCGGCGTGATGTTGGTATTTACAGAATTTGGCAACATTTCCGTGTCACTTTATGAGTGGTCTTGGGACCCTATCCGCTATTTGGTTTAGTAAGAGATGAGGATGTTAGCAGGTTATCAGTGTGTTGAGGAGGGAAGGCTTTGGCTTTGGTTCTGTTTCAGTGGTCTTTTAAGCTTGTGTAGACCTGTGTCAAGTGTTGCTCTGGTTTTTGGTGTTATGTAGTGGGCTGCTGTGGCTTTTTATTGGTTATATGACAGTGACTGACTTGTTCTTGTGTGATATCAGACTCTCTTTTTAGTTGGTGCCTTTAGCAGTTTCGGTGGAATAAGTTATTAATTGTAAGGGAGTATGCtgtgttttgtgtttttatcttGTTGTCTAGTGGTGCTGTTTATCACTTGTTTTTGCCCTGCTAGCGCGGGTGTGCAATCTCCCTATTCTGATTCAGGTATATATTGTACTTGGGTTGGAATGTTTCAATTTATATTtagccatttaaaaaaaaaaacagtgcaACCAAATAATCTAGCAGatataaaaaactaaaactaaTCTAATAAACCATTATATATTactcaaacttaaaaattcaatGACTGCCCTCTGCCAGATTCATATCAACTTTAATGGATAAAAAAGTTA
It encodes:
- the LOC11418012 gene encoding lysM domain-containing GPI-anchored protein 1, which translates into the protein MQNKNILLLFLLFKLLITTTSKSTIEPCTTSDTCNSLLGYTLYTDLKVSELSSLFQIDPISLLTANSIDISYPDVEHHILPSKLYLKIPIQCSCIDGIRKSVSTNYKIRPSDTLSSIADSIYGGLVSSDQLREANSVTDPNVLDVGQNLVVPLPCTCFNGSDNGLPAIYMSYVVQPLDSLNNIAARYFTTLTDLMNVNAMGTTGISAGDILAIPIPACASKFPKDSADFGLLVPNGSYAITAGHCVQCSCGPRNLNLYCMPASLAVSCSSMQCKSSNLMLGNVTVQQTSGGCNVTSCTYDGIVNGTIATTLTPSLQPRCPGSQEFPPLIAPPTVVPRESLFAPAPSPSSLFDGTDGRSPKSSVVPSTGFTPALGPSGISSGASAACSLVKPLPTLTLTLVLLFVKLMIPVAL
- the LOC11419054 gene encoding general transcription and DNA repair factor IIH subunit TFB4 isoform X1 — translated: MTTSAPSKNYADDVSLLVVTLDTNPFFWSSFPFHFSEFLSQVLAFLNSILLLGQLNQVVVIATGCNSCSYVYDSASDKNHASTNGTMPAIYSNLLHNLDEFVAKDQQLTTPHHKPGTIPSSLLSGALSMALCYIQRAFRSGPMHPQPRILCLQGSTDGPEQYVAIMNAIFSAQRSVVPVDSCFIGSNNSAFLQQASYITGGIYYRPPQMEGLFQYLSTVFATDLHSREFLRLPKSLGVDFRASCFCHKQTIDMGYVCSVCLSIFCEHHDKCSTCSSVFGQTQSEAASEENRKRKAC
- the LOC11419054 gene encoding general transcription and DNA repair factor IIH subunit TFB4 isoform X2, coding for MTTSAPSKNYADDVSLLVVTLDTNPFFWSSFPFHFSEFLSQVLAFLNSILLLGQLNQVVVIATGCNSCSYVYDSASDKNHASTNGTMPAIYSNLLHNLDEFVAKDQQLTTPHHKPGTIPSSLLSGALSMALCYIQRAFRSGPMHPQPRILCLQGSTDGPEQYVAIMNAIFSAQRSVVPVDSCFIGSNNSAFLQQASYITGGIYYRPPQMEGLFQYLSTVFATDLHSREFLRLPKSLGVDFRASCFCHKQTIDMGYVCSVCLSIFCEHHDKCSTCRL